Part of the Montipora foliosa isolate CH-2021 chromosome 13, ASM3666993v2, whole genome shotgun sequence genome is shown below.
ttaatCTTATGCGATGAGGTAATTAGTATGCAGTTAGGATATGGTACTATCCTTTTAGCGATAATACCTTAATTGCAAGACAAAAAACCCAGTCCTTTAATTAGAGGAGAGTATATATAATGTAATACATTTTTGCTGAGAGGTGCATTTATAGAAGTAACGGCTGAATAATTACAATTAAGGAAACCAGTCCTTCTTAGCGCCGATTGTATGTATCGATTGGCTCATTTAAATGCATCCTGTAATTGATGTGCTAAGGCAAAGTAACAAGTTTGGTTTTGGAACTGCCGagctcatttgaaaaccgcgcTTTGAAATTTATGTAATCATGCTTTCAATTGTATGCATTTGATTTTATGGTATGCATTTTCCTTTCATAAATTCTACAGGAGAACAAAGAACTACAAAGGAAACTAGCTGCACTTTCAAGTAGTTCAGAGGTGTGAAATAATGAGGCTTGTATTTTCTTCAGTCACAGTTTGTCAAGATATTCGATTATTACAAGGGTTGCGGAGAGAGGTCTGACAGAATAAGCGCTGTGAATGTAACTGATCAATCATATATTCATTAAATCGGTATTAATATCACCCCGAACCCAATCTATTCAGGATGATGTATTCCTTTTTTCGCTGAATTCGACTGGAAAAAATCGATACCAGAATAATTGACCAGTGCGGCTTTCCTAACCGTCTCCTCGTtcacaattttttcctttttgaaaactgCAGGGAAATGAGGAAGTACAAAGAATCTTGGTTGTTCACCAAGAGAGTACAGAGGTGGGTTTGCAACACATCAAATTATCCTGCGTGGAACAAGCGTGGAACAAAACTTTTTCATGTAAACTTGCATCAATATCTTTGGTAaatgaaaaacgtttttttttccacaaggcTGGCACTCTTGAACCAAATACAGAGCCGGCAAGTACAATTGTGGTGGATTCCGATGTAGAAGCCAGTGGCCATGAGTGCCCTCGATGTCATTCCTATAAAGAACAGATTGCAAACCAGTTACAGGGATTTAAAAGCAAAGAAGAGCTCATTGAGAGATTAAAAAGGGATTTGAAGAAACTGAGGACACTGCTGTTATCAATTAAGGTAACTCGTTTAGTTTAGATTAAACCAGCGCGATCCCAATGGCACTAGCACTATCCCACTATGAAAATAGGCCGTCACTATGCGAACATAACTTGCCTGGCGTTAAACGCGTGCAAGTGAAAACGCAATCAAAGATCTTACGTTGTTAACACTTCCATTTCCAATTCCATATTGTCatggtttctctcctacactctctctataaaaataataataataataataataataataataataataataataataataataataataataataataataataataataaaatgaaattagcctgtatccttcgaggatccttccttgtcatccgctaagttgactgcggtcgtgcatcattaacttgatccttagttggttTCAAGTGGagtataggctcccctaccttgtcaccttgaaataAAATTTCCCGGTAGGCCCACACCCTAACCACGTAAATTACCTCTTCGAtagctgtgttgccagcatggttgtcctggtggtgtagtggttatcacacccgactagtaacgggGGGACGTGGGCTCAAATCCCGCGCAGGGCAAAtgttctttcaaaacatttattcagttatatgagaaacccataagggttgaaacgtgtaacgggcccttgtgtgctgggaaacaagcttccatatttggaacaacaagagcgaggggtttccaaatatggtacttagcactgaaacattcaaccaatcagttcgcactgaatattcggaagttgtgaacgcgcgttacacgtttcaacccttatgggtttctggttataTATATCCCATAATAGACCTCTTTTAagccccaaaattttgcataatcattgttttcgatttcttaaTTGGGatatgaagatgtcccaagacaAATCGAAAACTGTGCTTgtgcatttttgttttgtttttttgttttttttttttggggggggggggggggggtaaaagaaCTGTACTATTAGAGAATAGAGAAAAACTGTGCACAAGATCTTGATTACTTCGGCCGAGGGCGATACGCGAGACCGAGTACCGCTTTCAAAAGTCAACGAACTGGGCGAAAtgtagaaaaataaaaattgaaagttCGCTCATTAAATTCGAAGCTTCGCTCGTCACTTAGCGTCCTTGGTTACCGTGACAGTGGTCaagagtaaataaataaattactttTTTATGTCAGTTACGGAAATTTGATGATATATCTATACAAAAAGACCCTGGTGATAGATTTCTTTATTCTCGTCACTAATGTTTTGAGTCCGTGAGGAGAAAATAAATATCAGTCACTCATGGGAATCAAAGGGGGTAATTCAGAATTTCTGCCGtactcatgtttttttttttctttcattgtttCTGTTTCGTAGGACACTTCTAATGTTCAATCAGAGTTGGCAATGATAGAAGAAGTCAAAGAGGAAAGGTTCGAGGGCCCAGGATCCCCAGAAATTAAAGGTAACGCACTTATGTTTTGTCAACCTCgttaccagggtctctcttctctaccTCCCTTATCGTTAGGGTCAACCAAGGAACCCacgacccggagcctacagctccttTGTGTTCGAATCAAGGCGTTTTTCACAGACTGATCTActtttaaattgaatttcccgcgaatgagactcccacaggagcccgatgaacaattacaagaaactaacctTACGTCATAGGAgaaccgaaccggaactgctttttttttttttttcggaaaaggcACTCttaaaataaatcggtctgtaaaaattccgtgacataggcccagtatgggagttgtaggctccggatCATGGGTTTCCTGGTCAACCTAACCCTTATGGATCCTGTCCTCAACGACACTGAATTGAGGCAGaggagagagaccctggaaacgaggttgataTTTTGCCTCTTGGAGCTTAATCGATGTCTAAGCCTTTAAAATCCGCTCCAGTAATCGAGAGGAGGGGTTTTTAGTTTTGTAACGTCAAAAGTTAATGTTAGCTTTAACAGTTTCAGAGGACGTCTCCACTGAACTTCAGCTGTCGTCTGAAAACGAGTCCAGCGAGGACGAAGCTAAAGAAATTCAAAAACCAAAGAAGACAGGAAAAGTAACAACGTCAGCAGAGGGTGAGTCCAAGAAACTCCCTGGGAAATCATCAAGAAAGGGCAAGAGTAAAAAGGCCGCTAAACTAAAACAGAAGGGAAAAGAGGACCAGAGTGAAAAAGGTGTGGAAAAAGATAACGAGGAagataaagaagaaaaaactataGATATGGACAAAGACGAAGATAAAGGCAAagcaaaaaaacccaaaaaaaaggaaggaaaaggaGCCGGTTACAAGCCCAAAAGAGTGCTAGTGGGTGAATGTAGGGAGGAGAAGGCGCCTTACGTAAAAGTCAGAGAGGCACGGATGGTAACCCTAGCAAATAAAGTAAGTGTTTGCTATCTTACATGATATTAAGCTGTCAGTAAAACGCTCTATAATCGTGCGAAATGTTTGACCAAAAAATGTGCTAAATTTCTCTCTCTCAATAAAAGGGAACGCAGACAAGTCATTATGATCACCTGGCTGAAAGTACCACTAGGAGGAATGCCACTGAATGGCAGCCGCTGGGAAGGAGAAAACCACTGGCTGAAACTATCATGGCAGGAGTCACACCAAGTGAAATGCAGGAGGAAACAAGAGCTGCTTCGTTATTTATAAAGGAACAGGTGAGAAAATCAGACGTCAGTCATGAGGcagcttaaggtgattcctcagaaaaaaaaagttgttgaacgattttcttgaaacttttcctgaatgttccctactaatatctgttttgagaactacaataaaaaagataagtcaccgcgcttgcttaagagatataatgggccaatcttaccccattgatgcctgtactgatactaaaCACGCacgcgttatttcatcggctcagcgtacattttgcggtagctaaaggagagggtttttaaagtaacacttgaaaaaacacctgataggtagaaagtctagagcatgTGGAACACAGTCTTATATAGTTTATGTAAAAATCACTCAATTTAAaacgacgtcgactcaaaacgtttctcgaatcgttgttttcaagatcataatttacaaCCCTTGGTAAGGGGCGctgtgtacgtttttagctatatctttttttccctccgataattttttttaattattttttatttatttaaaggggataatttgtacaccaaaattatgcaataaaaaatataggtcaccgtgctcgtttaagagtaaaacaccatcatacctgtctatctcgattatcgtagatcgaaacaacaccattcgccatgttctcggagtgcgcgcgcttattcgcaaagagttatgggtcattcacaactcCTCATTCATTTCAAAATGATCGCTCTTCCATTGTTGATCTTTTAAACAGGCAGACAGGTTATGCGATGAAATATCCAGTTTTGTGGAATGTGGATACAGTCTCATCGAACAGGGAGGTAAAATTTACTGTTTGAGTTCTTTATTTGAGTTGCTATGTGCAATCCATCTTAAACACCTGGCCCCGgtttttcaaaaggtggatagcggtacccactggataaatcactaaccactggataactcaattggttttgatagtgttcatccgctggatagtgatttatccggtggatagcgctatccaccttttgaacaaccgaggccagttCTGAAATCCTATTCCTGGCCCAGTTGTTAGCTCCATATAACTCTGTTAAGAAACTGTCACTTTGACAGGCGTAGTCGTGGAGAGAGTTTATTGTAGTGCACATCAGTTTTCAATTGATAACTGCTCGTCACCCAATTCAGTTTCAGTTATGTATTTCATATTCACTGTTGTGGAGGCTAATTCAAACATGTGCGTTTCTGTTACACGGGCAGCTTGCTTCTTGAATGACTCGAGAACTGTTAGAGCCGTAAAAGGCCAGATACgatttttcaacacttttcaaGAGAAGAGAACTGAAAAATACATTATCGTTTTATGCCCTGAAgcgtcgccattttgaaaatacaaaggaaatacTAGAGCTAGAATTActtaaaacccaaaaaaaaggctaaaaaactcaGTTGCCTAAGTTTCGAGAGCTTACTCGCCGCACCGTAGCTTTCAGCAAAGCCATTCATGCCAGATAGGCTAACAGGCAAAAAACAGACCGTAACAGTCTTTTGGGTCTTATTAGTAAGGAGATCACTAAACACCAGACTTTGAACTCAGTATTTAAACAACAAATGCTACCTATATGACGCTGTTTCGCCCTGAAGGCGTTTCCCGGCCATAAACGAGTACAATCGTCTGGTGTAAGACAGAATAAAATTCATCAACTGGCCCTCTTAAAAAGAAGAGTCAATTAATGATTAATAATGAACTATTGATTATTTTCCTCTCACAGCAAAAACAACGCGAATGATGATTGACACTCACCTGGGTCAAAATGCAGCGGAAATGCTAGAAAACGATGATCCTGCCTTACAGGTACATTCACTGCTCATCATCCGGTGATGCAACAGAACTTCATTATTTCGCTGGAATGCAACCACGATGGCTACCTTATAGCAGCTTCTTCAGGGCTTTTCCGTGACAGATATGAGCAGTGTGATATTATGTGTTTTAGTCAATCCCAATATGAGCACAatgtttgtattttttgtgGATACGGGCTTTAGTCCGTAATGCACTATGTCATCGAAACGCCGATCTTTGTCCGTAAGCCCGTCGTGACAGTCTGTGGTGGCAGGATATGTCCGCAAGGCGTGCGTGTTTTTAGTGCTTTGCAGCTTGAAATGCAGACTCGGCATTCGATCAAAAGCGCCAAAACACAAAAGGGTAGAAAGGAATCACAAATCGAAAGTTTTGACTACCTTTACGGTTTTGGGTTCTGCTGAAGCGTTTTCTTGTTGAAAATCTAAAGTTATCTCGTTCCTGCTTGGTAATGCATATAaacaacaacataaattttgcaGAAAAATGTCGTCAGTAAACGACAGACCACCGCCGCAAACTTAACAGAGGAAGGGAAAGACATTTTCAGTTAGTTTATTTTAACACAAGTAGTCCCTCATCGAAACCAACTCGTGAAAAGAACATTGTCATCCTTGAACCGAAAACCCTCGCAGGCTAACCTCGCCAACGAGTGTCTTTTCTTCTCCCTTGAACTGGTGGCTGTTTCCTTCAGCCCAAACAAATAGTCTGGAAAACGAACGACACTGAATACTATCATTGCGATCTGTTCTCGGGTGTGATCCGAAGCCTTCTGTTCTCGACTTGCTCACTGCGACGCAATCACACAAtagttgtggttacactagccctttTACCCGTGGGTAAAAAGCGTTTGCCCACGGGCAgacgtttttgtgtgtaaccgctttCCCTAGACGGAAACTACCCTAGGGTTAGAtcgaaaagaacaaaagaacttctcatgacagttcctgaactgaaaagtacAGTTTATCTGCTCCCTGCTCTCTATTACTTCTGAAACTCGAATTCCAACTAATTACAGCTAGATGTGGTGATGCTCACCGGGGCTATGTGTTGACCTTGACAGCGACGGCAGGAAGCGTCACATGCGCCGATCTAGTTATGCACTGTCCACACCGAAGGGCAGAGCAAATAGCAAGAGCAAACAAAATTGATTATCCATATCAGCATTTTCGTGCAAAAAAAGACTGACAAGCACACGAGAGCTTTTTCCCACTTAAATAACGTAAGATCTTGCACTGGGACGGTTAAAGACCAAGAAATCCCTATTCAATTCAACAGTGTTTATTTTTGGTACTACTAACTATTTATTGGATCTTAACGTTTCTTCTAGCTGGAAATAGCAAAAGAAATTAAAGCTCTACAGTCTTGTAGTCACCGTAGGCAGagtttttttgcaaacaaaaggCGTCGCTCATCTGTAGATCTGGAGCGGAGAGGAACGCGGAGACACTCAAAACTACCATTTTTTGATGGTCTTCGTAGAGAATCGCGGGCGGACAGTGTAACAGGACAGGAAAATACGAGAAAGGAGTTAGAAGCAGAGAGTGTTTCAAGCAATAAGGAATTGGAAGTAGGCAGCGTGACAGAGCAGAGTCAATCCCCTGATGGCAGCAAAAAAGAATCACAAGATCAACAAACCTCAGGGGAGGTGGACCAGTATTCGAAAGAGTCGGAGACAAGAGCCAGAAGTCGAGCCTTGTCAATATCTACTCAGGGGTCCTTTGATATCAACCAACCGGTTTTCGACTCAACTTTCGTAAATAACAGCCCATGGAGCACACTTCAGAATTTTGCCGATTCTCTCACTTCTTACACTGGTGCAGCCTGCTCTCATGTTGTGAACTCGGTCAGACTTGTCGTTGAAGGATCCGGGATGATACCTACAGAGGAACAAGTCAAGGAGCAGGTTAAAATCACAGCTCAGCATGCTATCGACAGTGAGTCTGCATGATATAGTACATGCAtatctttatttcattttcagagATTTCAAAACCGTGGGTGGAAGCGGAATAATTCGATCTCAGTAATTCATTATTCCAAGGCCATTTTACCGAGTTATTTATTATTCGCTATTGAAATTTTGTTCGACATGCATTTTCCGTATTCGTTTTTCTTTAGGGAAACCGTAAAATTCTTTATACCGAATGTTCGAACGCTAAATATTCcttatttaatttctttttcaagcCTTAGTTCATTATTCCGCTTCTACCTCCGCTCGTACCCCATAAATCTTGAAATGCACCCGCGTTCATATGAGCCTTCGTCAACTGAGCCCCTTCCTGAAATTTGACTGTAAACACAGCAGTGTAGAGAGATAACAGCCCAAACAATTTCCTAGTTGACTTGACCGTCCTTCTCAAGTGCAAAGTCACGTCTTGCGTGTAAAAAAATCCATCAACATGAAAGATGAACCTTAACTTCCATCGCAAAACATTAATTCGCACTATATTAATATTGCTTTAAAAAAGAAGGGTAAAGGTTTCTAAAACGCGGCAAACGTTTCTGTTCTGTTTTGCAGCAATCCAGTCTACAGCTGAGATTTTGAATAATCAGTTACAAGCCGAGGTATATTTACCCAAAATAGACTGCTATTACTCAGTATTTAATCATGACGTTTTTAACGGTCTATCCATTTTGAGCATTTCTCGTATTGGCCCGGCTTCGTTCCCAAGGTGACTTGCAACTCAATAAAAAGGCTATTCCCATGCCGAGGAAAGTGAAGGTATAGTAACTGTACTAGGGGACTGGTCATTATTTACAGGTGGGAGAGGCTCGTGGAAAATGAGAAATGAGATGCTCAATTTGTTTCAGCCCCCACTTGATAGAGAAAACAAACTTTAGTGCCCCCCtcaattaaaaacaataataacgaGTGTCCCAAAAACCAATAACGCCGTGACTTCCGCCCTAATTAAAatcgatgatgatgacgatgatgatgatggaaaTGATCATGGTGGTGGTGATGATTTGTAACACAGATAAAGAAAGTTTATAGTGTTAATGAAAGTTTTTGTAAAGTAAGTTTAATAGTTGAGGCCCTTCCAGCTGTATCAGCAGCTTACAATTTTTGCTGGCTATATATTTGAATAATTTCTTATAGCCTCGCCTTTTGGTCACGCATAAAAATTGGTGTTTTGTAATCTGAAAATACTCGCTCCGAATATTATAAATGTATACCTTTATAGCAATAATTAATAAGATTGTATTGTAAGTTGTGTAAGTAAGCATTGTACTGTAAGCCGtgttttaataaaaatttataataataaaattaaaaattggtGATTCCCCCAACCCCGCCCTGTGAAGGTGGGCTCACAcacaaacgagaaaaaaaaacaacacacacaCACGTCCCTTCCCACAATTGCGCAACGCACAAGCATGAAACTTATAAACAAATATAAGTTAATGATTTTAATTtaagagagggaaaaaaaaagaaaattgtagaTCCTAATATTACCGAATAAAAGAAAACCTAAACTTGCTTAATATTACAGACTAATTAGGGAACATAAAACTAACCTTCCTTAAATAATTGTCTATTCCTTTACAAAACCTAACAATAATACTAAATGTACTAATTATTTTACTCTAATATTTACAGTCAAACAGTTCAGTCCTGTGCCAAACCAGCAGCAAAACCTTCAACAAGTTCTTTCCCACCTCGGCGCCTCCTTCtcttctggcaatcaatttCTCCTTTCACACTTTACTGCACCCGCGTCACTTTCTTCGAGCTTATCTCAAGCTTCTTTAATTCTTCGAAGGATTTTCCTCACTCGGCGCCACTGACAAAGGGTTTCAGTGTCATTGATTCTTCCGGCAGGTCTCGCTAATGGCTCTTGGCAGTGTTCTCCGTTCTTTTCCCTTTTGCCCTCAGGCTTTCGTTCTTCAACTCTTTGCTTTCCTGCACGTCAACAAACCTTGCGCCACTTCAACAACCAACACCCACGACTTTTtaaactaatttattcaaattacgactaaacaatttttttttagatgacTACATTACAACACTTAAAAGACGTTCTTTAACACTAAATCAGATAATACATAATACACCACGGAATCGTACATAAGTAGTTAACAAAAAGTTAACGAGTTTAACGTGGGAATCAATATTACCTCTGACAACATTGCAGCTTTTTGTGGAAGGGGACGGCTCACCATTTTCAATCTATTCCCCTCTCCCTTTGTCATTGCTTTGTCCACATTAATCAAAGTGACCTGCGTCTGTGCAGTCGAGTCCAGacaacttttttgtcaaatcGAATATCCAGTGTTTGTGTTTTTTACTTGTAGGCTGGTGTTTACGAAAACTTTTTCGCGTTGTGGAGTGACATTAAAGAGGTAGGAAAACCGATTGACTTTCCACTTCGAAATGGAACAGTCTTAAAAGTGATCCATATCGTGTTTTATATGAAAAGAGATACTTAAAGTAACCGACAAAGAAAAAATCAGAGCAGGGTAGAGAAATAACCCTAATTACAAAACTTCAATTACTTACAATTCTAATCCATAGGATAATTGCTAATTGctagaaaattttaaaatttcaaagtcCTGAAAAGTTCCTTGAAAGAACTTAAGAATTTAAGACACTGAAGCTTGATGTATGAGTAAATTCTCTCTCTTCTCTGCTATAATTATGGTTCTTGTCATCATCTtgcagaaaaaagaaacaagtccTCGTATTCAAGAGTTTGACAAGACAGACGATCCTAAGAAGGCAAGTGACAGCGACGGTTTCTCTCAATGGCAAGATTTTCTTTACATTAATTCTTTCTTCGTTTATTCTTTTGATTTAATAATCAAGAAatagtttccttttcttttcagattcTCACGAAGGTCGATGAAAGGTAGGTAGCAATCTAGCAACCCGatcaaaattatttgtttacacAAACGTACAACTTCTTTGTGTTCATAATTTCACCTTAGATTCTTTTTTATTCTAGGGATTTTGGTTTTCATAATATAAAGGTAGGGTttaattaaatcaaaaaaaagaaaatcgaaatcgAAAGTTGGGATGAGAGGCTATGgaaaatgagtaaaattgtcttctGGCGCTCTTCTTTTCCAAAGGAACGCCTTCAGTCTAGGTTTTTAAACAACTATTCAAAGTATATTTGATTgttaaaagcttcttttatcgGCGAATGGCTAAAAAACGAATAACAAGCTATGTCATCAGACCTATTTCTTCATTCACGAGttgaagggaaaggaaaggTAATACTAATTTGTGGataaacaaatcaaatgttagtaTCTATAGAGGATATAAATAGTAGAGTGCCCGAAGAAAAACTATATTAAATCCACAACCCACATATAGTTCTACAtatagaaaagaaaaggaaggcAAAGGAAATTATTTCTTCACGACGACTGCCATGCGGTAGTGGAGcggttttgttatttttaacaTTTGAGAGAGA
Proteins encoded:
- the LOC137982714 gene encoding myosin-2 heavy chain-like, with protein sequence MYIDKDQQGYAMMQEQLSGQFAMESLLSDYKSLCREREDLLNSLQDSLDMDEEDILDELEHMNRENIQSVDMEGAQQAIQDTLRNIKSTTDKLQDMNKQMVTLTQKGERNEKLEEEKRQLERELKMYKKAAVQQRKEMFSRRSSIRKDQTQQWKLVAGEMVDMLNMVRNAGNLDRETLEQELNRILMTLNTQTECIDNLKRDLSKQEKAYKNLEKDKNRLNDDKTLVEDQLRAKQQELKQCKQYLRKVMAETKDAGEEKIKTAEDEIHLTESAEEVIPEDALTTDILKAQVRDARKLVLKLEEENKELQRKLAALSSSSEGNEEVQRILVVHQESTEAGTLEPNTEPASTIVVDSDVEASGHECPRCHSYKEQIANQLQGFKSKEELIERLKRDLKKLRTLLLSIKDTSNVQSELAMIEEVKEERFEGPGSPEIKVSEDVSTELQLSSENESSEDEAKEIQKPKKTGKVTTSAEGESKKLPGKSSRKGKSKKAAKLKQKGKEDQSEKGVEKDNEEDKEEKTIDMDKDEDKGKAKKPKKKEGKGAGYKPKRVLVGECREEKAPYVKVREARMVTLANKGTQTSHYDHLAESTTRRNATEWQPLGRRKPLAETIMAGVTPSEMQEETRAASLFIKEQADRLCDEISSFVECGYSLIEQGAKTTRMMIDTHLGQNAAEMLENDDPALQLEIAKEIKALQSCSHRRQSFFANKRRRSSVDLERRGTRRHSKLPFFDGLRRESRADSVTGQENTRKELEAESVSSNKELEVGSVTEQSQSPDGSKKESQDQQTSGEVDQYSKESETRARSRALSISTQGSFDINQPVFDSTFVNNSPWSTLQNFADSLTSYTGAACSHVVNSVRLVVEGSGMIPTEEQVKEQVKITAQHAIDTIQSTAEILNNQLQAEAGVYENFFALWSDIKEKKETSPRIQEFDKTDDPKKASDSDGFSQWQDFLYINSFFVYSFDLIIKK